A DNA window from Candidatus Deferrimicrobium sp. contains the following coding sequences:
- the carB gene encoding carbamoyl-phosphate synthase large subunit has protein sequence MPRRDDIRKILIIGSGPIIIGQACEFDYSGTQACKALKKLGYEIVLVNSNPATIMTDPAMADVTYIEPLNVESLTEIIAREKPDALLPNLGGQTGLNLSSALAREGILDKYGVQVIGVNVDAIRRGEDRQEFKDTMSRLGIGVPRSEIATNYEEAVRIVKRIGFPVVIRPAYTMGGTGGGFVYNMEEFRTIANRGLSMSPVSQILVEESVLGWEELELEVVRDAKGQKITVCFIENVDAMGVHTGDSFCTAPMLTIAPELQERLQKYSYDIVDAIEVIGGTNIQFAHDPKTGQVVVIEINPRTSRSSALASKATGFPIAFVSSLLACGLTLDEIPYWRDGTLEKYTPSGEYVVVKFSRWAFEKFKGVQDRLGTQMRAVGEVMSIGKTYKEALQKSIRSLEIGRHGLGFAKDFHGKSLRQLMDMLAEPTSERQFLMYEALRKGANTDALYERTHIKPWFIDRMRELVQLEERLLEHKGHLPPDVLLVQAKKDGFADKYLSRILDIPETAVRQRRIALGVVEAWDAVPVSGVENAAYYYSTYNGPNRVETSDRRKILVLGGGPNRIGQGIEFDYCCVHAAFALREAGYESIMVNCNPETVSTDYDTSDKLYFEPLTVEDVLSIYEKENPEGVIVQFGGQTPLNLAGELEAAGVRILGTSPATIDLAEDRDRFRKIIAKLGIPQPESGMASTLGEALSIAARIGYPLMVRPSYVLGGRAMEKVHDEEMLREYLAKAVEIAPERPILIDRFLEDAIEAEADAVADGTDAFVPAVMEHIELAGVHSGDSACVIPPVSIPRKHIDTIEEYTRKIAVEFGVVGLMNIQYAIEKDTVYILEANPRASRTVPLVSKVCNIPMARLATQVMLGKKLRDLNLVRRPFLHFGVKEAVFPFNMFPEVDPLLGPEMRSTGEVLGMAENYGEAFFKAQVAAGQLLPLQGTVLITVSERDRAGALDAARRFAELGFSIVATNGTRKFLASNGIAASPILKVHEGRPNITDAIKNGEIHLVVNTPAGKTSIHDDSYIRKAAIKHKVPYITTTAAAIATAMGISAHRQGHGTVRSLQEYHALIAG, from the coding sequence ATGCCGCGACGCGACGACATTCGAAAGATCCTGATCATCGGGTCCGGCCCGATCATCATCGGCCAGGCGTGCGAGTTCGACTACTCGGGAACGCAGGCGTGCAAGGCCCTCAAGAAGCTCGGATACGAAATCGTCCTGGTCAACTCGAACCCGGCCACCATCATGACCGATCCCGCCATGGCCGACGTCACCTACATCGAACCGCTGAACGTGGAGTCCCTCACCGAGATCATCGCCCGGGAGAAACCCGACGCCCTGCTTCCGAACCTCGGCGGTCAGACCGGACTCAACCTCTCCTCGGCGCTGGCGCGGGAGGGAATCCTCGATAAGTACGGGGTACAGGTGATCGGCGTCAACGTGGATGCGATCCGGCGCGGGGAGGACCGCCAGGAATTCAAGGACACCATGTCGCGGCTTGGGATCGGGGTGCCCCGAAGCGAGATCGCCACCAACTACGAGGAAGCCGTCCGAATCGTGAAACGGATCGGTTTTCCCGTGGTGATCCGGCCCGCCTACACCATGGGGGGAACGGGAGGCGGCTTCGTCTACAACATGGAGGAATTCCGGACGATCGCGAACCGCGGGCTCTCGATGAGCCCCGTGAGCCAGATCCTCGTGGAGGAGTCGGTCCTCGGTTGGGAGGAGCTCGAGCTGGAAGTCGTCCGGGACGCCAAGGGGCAAAAGATCACCGTCTGCTTCATCGAGAACGTCGACGCGATGGGGGTGCACACAGGGGATTCGTTCTGCACCGCGCCGATGCTGACGATCGCCCCGGAACTCCAGGAACGGCTCCAGAAATATTCGTACGATATCGTCGACGCCATCGAGGTGATCGGCGGAACGAATATCCAGTTCGCCCATGATCCGAAGACGGGGCAGGTCGTGGTGATCGAGATCAACCCGCGTACGTCCCGCTCCTCCGCCCTCGCGTCGAAGGCGACCGGGTTCCCCATCGCCTTCGTCTCCTCCCTGCTCGCCTGCGGGCTGACGCTCGACGAGATCCCCTACTGGCGCGATGGAACCCTCGAGAAGTACACCCCGTCCGGGGAATACGTCGTGGTCAAGTTCTCCCGGTGGGCTTTCGAGAAGTTCAAGGGGGTACAGGATCGCCTCGGGACGCAGATGCGCGCGGTCGGCGAGGTGATGAGCATCGGGAAGACGTACAAGGAGGCGCTCCAGAAATCGATCCGCTCCCTGGAAATCGGACGCCACGGGCTGGGCTTCGCAAAGGACTTTCACGGAAAGTCCCTGCGACAGCTCATGGATATGCTCGCCGAGCCGACGAGCGAGCGCCAGTTCCTCATGTACGAGGCGCTGCGCAAGGGGGCGAACACCGATGCCCTCTACGAGCGCACCCACATCAAGCCATGGTTCATCGATCGGATGCGGGAACTCGTGCAGCTCGAGGAGAGGTTGCTGGAACACAAGGGGCATCTCCCACCCGACGTCCTCCTCGTTCAGGCGAAAAAGGACGGGTTCGCCGACAAATACCTCTCCCGCATCCTCGACATCCCGGAGACGGCGGTCCGGCAGAGACGGATCGCGCTCGGGGTCGTTGAAGCGTGGGATGCGGTCCCGGTGAGCGGAGTGGAGAACGCCGCCTACTACTACTCGACCTACAACGGTCCGAACCGGGTCGAGACGAGCGACCGGCGGAAGATCCTCGTTCTCGGCGGCGGCCCGAACCGGATCGGCCAGGGGATCGAGTTCGACTACTGCTGCGTCCACGCCGCGTTCGCCCTCCGCGAAGCCGGATACGAATCGATCATGGTCAACTGCAACCCGGAGACCGTTTCCACGGACTACGACACCTCCGACAAACTCTACTTCGAACCCCTGACCGTGGAGGACGTGCTTTCGATCTACGAAAAGGAGAATCCCGAGGGGGTCATCGTGCAGTTCGGCGGCCAGACCCCCTTGAACCTCGCCGGCGAACTCGAGGCGGCGGGGGTCCGGATCCTCGGCACCTCCCCGGCGACGATCGATCTCGCGGAGGACCGGGACCGATTCCGCAAGATCATCGCGAAGCTGGGGATTCCGCAGCCCGAGTCGGGAATGGCGAGCACCCTCGGTGAGGCCCTCTCCATCGCCGCACGGATAGGGTACCCGCTGATGGTCCGCCCATCGTACGTCCTGGGGGGGCGCGCGATGGAGAAGGTGCACGACGAGGAGATGCTCCGGGAGTATCTGGCCAAGGCGGTGGAGATCGCCCCCGAGCGGCCGATCCTGATCGACCGGTTCCTGGAGGACGCCATCGAGGCGGAGGCCGACGCCGTCGCCGACGGGACCGACGCCTTCGTCCCGGCAGTGATGGAGCACATCGAACTCGCCGGTGTCCATTCCGGCGACTCGGCGTGCGTGATCCCGCCGGTCAGCATCCCCAGGAAGCACATCGACACGATCGAGGAGTACACGCGGAAGATCGCCGTGGAGTTCGGCGTGGTGGGACTGATGAACATCCAGTACGCCATCGAGAAGGACACGGTATATATTCTGGAGGCCAACCCCCGCGCGAGCCGGACGGTGCCGCTCGTCAGCAAGGTCTGCAACATCCCGATGGCCCGCCTTGCCACCCAGGTCATGCTCGGAAAGAAGCTGCGCGATTTGAACCTCGTCCGCCGCCCCTTCCTCCACTTCGGGGTCAAGGAGGCGGTCTTCCCGTTCAACATGTTCCCGGAGGTCGACCCGCTCCTCGGGCCGGAGATGCGCTCCACCGGGGAGGTCCTGGGGATGGCGGAGAATTACGGGGAGGCTTTTTTCAAGGCGCAGGTCGCCGCCGGCCAACTCCTCCCGCTGCAGGGGACGGTTCTCATCACCGTCTCCGAGCGCGACCGGGCGGGGGCGCTCGACGCGGCCCGGCGGTTCGCCGAGCTGGGGTTCTCCATCGTGGCGACAAACGGGACGCGGAAGTTCCTCGCGTCGAACGGCATCGCGGCCTCCCCGATCCTGAAGGTGCACGAGGGGCGCCCCAACATCACCGACGCCATCAAGAACGGGGAGATCCACTTGGTCGTCAACACGCCGGCCGGGAAGACCAGCATTCACGACGACTCCTACATACGAAAAGCGGCCATCAAGCACAAGGTTCCCTACATCACCACTACGGCGGCGGCCATCGCCACCGCCATGGGAATCTCCGCGCACCGACAGGGTCACGGAACGGTCCGGAGCCTCCAGGAATACCACGCCCTGATCGCGGGCTGA
- a CDS encoding acyl-CoA thioesterase: MTADAKPVSATRLVMAQEMTPQDANPAGNVHGGNIMKLADSAAGVVAIRHSGRNCVTAAVDHFEFHAPVFIGNLVTFHASVNHVGRTSMEVGVRVEAEEPRTGKRTHTNSSYFLMVALDDQGRPVEVPKLLLETAEDRRRNEEAKQRVIARQQRKKK, from the coding sequence ATGACTGCGGATGCGAAGCCGGTGTCGGCGACCCGACTGGTGATGGCGCAGGAGATGACGCCCCAGGACGCGAATCCCGCGGGGAACGTCCACGGGGGGAATATCATGAAGCTGGCCGACTCGGCCGCCGGCGTGGTGGCGATCCGGCACTCCGGCAGAAACTGCGTCACCGCCGCCGTGGACCACTTCGAATTTCACGCCCCTGTCTTCATCGGAAACCTCGTCACCTTCCACGCCTCCGTGAACCATGTTGGGCGCACCTCGATGGAGGTCGGAGTCCGCGTCGAGGCGGAGGAACCGCGCACGGGGAAGAGGACCCACACGAATTCGTCCTATTTCCTGATGGTGGCGCTGGACGACCAGGGAAGGCCGGTCGAGGTGCCGAAGCTGCTGTTGGAGACTGCGGAGGACCGCCGCAGGAACGAAGAGGCGAAGCAGCGGGTGATCGCCCGGCAGCAGCGGAAGAAAAAGTAG
- the sufU gene encoding Fe-S cluster assembly sulfur transfer protein SufU gives MTVDLRSLYQEIIVDHNRRPRNFREIPDADRTANGDNPLCGDRLTVYVKVQGGVIRDIGFVGNGCAISTASASLMTEALLGKTEQEAAALFEKFHDRIAGTGRGTDGSLGKLEAFAGVREFPARVKCATLAWHTARTALNTPGRTASTE, from the coding sequence ATGACCGTCGACCTCCGGTCCCTTTACCAGGAGATCATCGTCGATCACAACCGGCGCCCCCGGAACTTCCGCGAGATCCCCGACGCCGACCGAACCGCGAACGGCGACAATCCCCTTTGCGGGGATCGCTTGACCGTGTACGTGAAAGTACAGGGGGGAGTGATCCGGGATATCGGGTTCGTGGGGAACGGCTGCGCCATCTCCACGGCGTCGGCATCTCTCATGACGGAGGCGCTTCTCGGCAAGACCGAGCAGGAGGCGGCCGCCCTGTTCGAGAAATTTCACGACAGGATCGCCGGTACCGGACGCGGCACGGACGGATCCCTCGGGAAACTGGAGGCCTTCGCCGGGGTTCGCGAATTTCCCGCGCGGGTGAAATGCGCCACGCTGGCGTGGCACACGGCGCGGACCGCCTTGAACACGCCGGGACGGACCGCGTCGACGGAGTGA